The following coding sequences lie in one Rutidosis leptorrhynchoides isolate AG116_Rl617_1_P2 chromosome 6, CSIRO_AGI_Rlap_v1, whole genome shotgun sequence genomic window:
- the LOC139854393 gene encoding uncharacterized protein: MNNIDYDFEDIVHVANAHDPEKQLELLDFLDATDEENREVIPRNPRRFFHRDRVRRAKLLCDDYFFDTPTFPEDKFRRKFRMSSRLFNRIYAGILNYFQEPISSYFRFFHQRRDATGLLGFTVYQKVTSAIRQLAYAVAPDIFDEYMHIGESTTYHCLENYFKSVIHLFSSEYLRKSNANNVQCLITQHEQIHGFSGMLGSLDCMHWAWRNCPVA; this comes from the coding sequence ATGAATAATATCGATTACGATTTCGAGGATATCGTACATGTAGCTAATGCGCACGATCCTGAAAAACAACTCGAACTTCTTGATTTTTTAGATGCCACGGATGAAGAAAATCGAGAAGTTATTCCGAGAAATCCAAGAAGATTTTTTCATAGAGATCGGGTTCGAAGGGCTAAACTTTTGTGTGATGATTACTTTTTCGACACACCAACCTTCCCCGAAGATAAATTTCGAAGAAAATTTCGAATGAGCAGTCGATTGTTTAACCGTATATATGCAGGTATACTCAATTATTTTCAAGAACCTATTTCTTCATACTTTAGATTTTTTCATCAAAGACGAGATGCAACCGGTTTACTCGGGTTTACTGTTTATCAAAAAGTCACATCCGCTATACGACAATTAGCATACGCTGTTGCTCCCGATATTTTTGATGAGTATATGCATATTGGTGAAAGCACAACATATCATTGTTTAGAAAATTATTTCAAAAGTGTTATACATTTATTTTCGAGCGAATATTTAAGGAAATCGAATGCCAATAATGTTCAATGTTTAATTACACAACATGAGCAAATACATGGTTTTTCGGGCATGCTCGGTAGtctagattgtatgcattgggcttgGAGAAATTGTCCAGTCGCTTGA
- the LOC139854392 gene encoding uncharacterized protein, with amino-acid sequence MLEAVASYDLLIWHAYFGRAGSNNDINVLKKSNLFKELLEDITPACNFTVNGKQFTKAYYLADGIYPDWATLVKSFKSTVVPKTSKLKRYREAARNDIERACGVLQGRFTIIKCHARQFYIEKIQSSMYTA; translated from the coding sequence ATGTTGGAAGCGGTCGCCTCGTATGATTTGTTGATTTGGCACGCTTACTTTGGACGAGCTGGTTCAAATAATGATATCAATGTGttaaaaaaatccaatttatttaaAGAGTTACTTGAAGATATAACTCCGGCGTGTAACTTTACGGTGAATGGGAAACAATTTACAAAAGCGTATTATTTAGCGGATGGAATTTATCCTGATTGGGCGACACTTGTGAAATCGTTCAAAAGTACGGTTGTACCAAAAACATCAAAACTCAAAAGGTACCGAGAGGCAGCAAGAAATGATATCGAACGAGCTTGCGGTGTACTTCAAGGTCGTTTTACAATCATTAAATGTCATGCAAGGCAATTCTATATCGAGAAAATCCAAAGCAGTATGTATACTGCGTAA